The DNA sequence GAGCCAGTGCAAGTCTGGCTCAGATTTATTTTCTTGTTCTGATTCTTGATACAACACGGTTAATGCCTGGATCAGCGCGGCTGGACTACCATAAAGCTTGGTGAGTTGGTCGGCGGCGTATTGGTCTGCTTCTACTTCGAGATCACGCGAATAGGCAATGTTAAGCCCCATGGTAGAACCTTCCAGCAAGATTTGGCTTACAACGCTAATATCGCCAAATATCAAGGATGCACTGATATAAAACAACGACACTCGAATCGTGTGCTCCATAAGGTGGTTGTGTTCGATATGGCCAATTTCGTGAAGGAGAACAGCGCGTATTGCTTGTGTGTTCAGGGCTTGCTCTGAATCGTGCGGTGCGTTTGAGTCAAGTACGGCGTTTAGATTGTTTACCAATGCATCGGTAATAACAATGGAGCCATCCATTAACGCAAAGGCGTTCATTTGACCTTCCCAGTGTCGCATGTGCAAGGTGAAGCGGTCAGGATCTAGGTTAAGCTCGTTAATTAGCTGATTAAAGTCCGTACGGATGGCGTCTTGCGTCGTGACGTCAAGTTCGCTGTCACTAAACTCGGTTTCGTCGAGTTGTTCTAGGGCTGATTGACCTATCGATTGATAAATTTCTTTAGGGATTTTGTCGGCGATATAGGTCGAGGCTGTTGGTAAAAAACTGTGATACAGGCGATAACCCAAAACGGCTAACGTCACTACAGAAAAGAAAATAATGAGAGCCCATTGGCGTTGTTTTTCGGTGAGTCGAGACAGCATTTATGAGCACTCTATTTTAATAAGCTAAATCTTTTTGGCCGTTACTGAGATCGACCAAATTTTACTTCGTTGAGGGTTTCGCGCATGACTTTGTTGTTATGAGCTTGGACAATCGTCTGACTGCGGAATAATTGCGGCAATTCAATGATCAGTACAATCAAAATCAGCACCCAGCCAAACATGCCAAATAATATAATTCCGATTAACATCGCCATGGCATTTAAAATGCCTTTAAGCTCGTTGCCCAAATAAAAATGGTGTAGCCCTGCTAAAAAGAAGTAGTTGAGTACGGCATAAGTGTCAGGGTCTTTGATCCGCTTGTCTTCCAAGCGGTAGTACTCTTTGCGCTTGGCATCGGGAAGGGCGGTGATCTCTTTGCGAATTGCGTCTTCTTCTTGTTTTAACTCGTCCATAGATAACATATTAGTCTCCTAGAGCAGCGGATCGTGAATTTTGTCGACGCAATCAGGATCATTACATCGTTTGATTCGATTAAGCCCGAGTTTAATGCCTTTGATCGTGCCATATTGGCTTATGGCTTGATGGGTGTATTCGGAGCATGTGGGCTCAAAGTTACATTCTAAATTAAAAAAGTGACGTGAGCCGCCTCGACGCTGATACCAGCGAATGGCGGCTAAGATAGGTGATTTGACCAAGGTCGTTTACTATCTACCAAGAGTGACAATGACAGACTCGCGGGTCCAGAATAACCAAAAACGTTTGTTTTCGATAACCTGAAACACAACGTTCCAACCGTCTGCCGCTTCGCGGTTTAGTACCGACTCAAGCTTTTTAAGTGGTAGACCACTAGAACCTAGCAATAATGTGCCGCAACCACCTTCAACAACGTGGATGACTTTGTATTCTCTAAATTTTTCCATGTTCATTCCTTTTTTAACTGCAGTGTTTACTTTTTACTATTTGGCTCGCTAAGTCAATGGCATGCTGTATATTAACCATTGAGTTCATCGAGCAGGAGATGAGTATGCCGCTGATTATTTTATTGTATGTGTTGGGCGTTTTTGTGGTTT is a window from the Psychrosphaera ytuae genome containing:
- a CDS encoding M48 family metallopeptidase — encoded protein: MLSRLTEKQRQWALIIFFSVVTLAVLGYRLYHSFLPTASTYIADKIPKEIYQSIGQSALEQLDETEFSDSELDVTTQDAIRTDFNQLINELNLDPDRFTLHMRHWEGQMNAFALMDGSIVITDALVNNLNAVLDSNAPHDSEQALNTQAIRAVLLHEIGHIEHNHLMEHTIRVSLFYISASLIFGDISVVSQILLEGSTMGLNIAYSRDLEVEADQYAADQLTKLYGSPAALIQALTVLYQESEQENKSEPDLHWLSTHPNLEARLEGIK
- a CDS encoding TM2 domain-containing protein, with the translated sequence MLSMDELKQEEDAIRKEITALPDAKRKEYYRLEDKRIKDPDTYAVLNYFFLAGLHHFYLGNELKGILNAMAMLIGIILFGMFGWVLILIVLIIELPQLFRSQTIVQAHNNKVMRETLNEVKFGRSQ
- the yidD gene encoding membrane protein insertion efficiency factor YidD, with the translated sequence MVKSPILAAIRWYQRRGGSRHFFNLECNFEPTCSEYTHQAISQYGTIKGIKLGLNRIKRCNDPDCVDKIHDPLL
- a CDS encoding DUF4177 domain-containing protein, yielding MEKFREYKVIHVVEGGCGTLLLGSSGLPLKKLESVLNREAADGWNVVFQVIENKRFWLFWTRESVIVTLGR